The Haloferax sp. Atlit-12N genome window below encodes:
- a CDS encoding zinc ribbon domain-containing protein, with the protein METEFRLLVAGFCIVAPSLLFVGFVRLLDAMREDDLVERVLDRVDEGSGPTGTALDPTMFLRSAQEKSRRRTAVCRECGAPNAADGGRCGLCGATLR; encoded by the coding sequence ATGGAAACCGAGTTCCGCCTGCTCGTGGCGGGCTTCTGTATCGTCGCGCCGTCGCTCCTGTTCGTCGGATTCGTCAGGCTGCTCGACGCCATGCGCGAGGACGACCTCGTCGAGCGCGTCCTCGACAGGGTCGACGAGGGCAGCGGGCCGACCGGGACGGCGCTCGACCCGACGATGTTCCTGCGGTCCGCACAGGAGAAGTCGCGCCGGCGGACGGCGGTCTGCCGAGAGTGCGGCGCGCCGAACGCGGCCGACGGCGGGCGCTGTGGGCTGTGCGGCGCGACGTTGCGATAG